From a region of the Hypanus sabinus isolate sHypSab1 chromosome 2, sHypSab1.hap1, whole genome shotgun sequence genome:
- the cinp gene encoding cyclin-dependent kinase 2-interacting protein isoform X2, translated as MEGLMTPRKPDLSNSSRKIKDNAADWHNLILKWETYNNEGFSLANKIVNIKLNHKSGETRQEISDDDFTAHHEKATLEYNKELEEHCTELLYFLDKMNKLVLKMEKLCATMKGINDLDTYHYGETGRSIPLFHTWPTKYFYIISAELLEMYKKELQLKSIIVQEIAHTNSCDLMMVQLSSWLYQPYIEERARFLIESMLLETGHRAL; from the exons ATGGAAG GTTTAATGACTCCAAGAAAACCAGACTTGAGTAACAGTTCCAGAAAGATAAAGGACAATGCTGCGGATTGGCATAACCTCATACTGAAATGGGAAACTTACAACAATGAAGGATTCTCACTCGCAAATAAAATTGTTAACATTAAACTGAACCACAA GAGTGGTGAAACCAGACAGGAAATATCTGATGATGATTTTACTGCTCATCATGAAAAGGCTACTTTGGAATACAATAAAGAACTTGAGGAACATTGCACTGAATTACTTTATTTCCTTGACAAAATG AATAAATTGGTATTGAAGATGGAAAAGCTTTGTGCTACTATGAAAGGAATAAATGATCTTGACACTTATCACTATGGTGAAACAGGAAGATCAATACCTCTATTTCACACATGGCCCACAAAATATTTCT ATATAATCTCTGCTGAGTTACTGGAGATGTACAAAAAAGAACTGCAGCTAAAGAGTATAATTGTTCAAGAGATCGCCCACACTAATAGCTGTGATCTTATGATGGTTCAGCTATCTTCTTGGCTGTACCAGCCTTACATAGAAGAAAGGGCCAGATTCCTTATTGAAAGTATGCTGCTggaaacaggacacagagctcTATAA
- the cinp gene encoding cyclin-dependent kinase 2-interacting protein isoform X1, producing the protein MPYSETASSCFKFFHERRPSFIQPVEILEFCLMTPRKPDLSNSSRKIKDNAADWHNLILKWETYNNEGFSLANKIVNIKLNHKSGETRQEISDDDFTAHHEKATLEYNKELEEHCTELLYFLDKMNKLVLKMEKLCATMKGINDLDTYHYGETGRSIPLFHTWPTKYFYIISAELLEMYKKELQLKSIIVQEIAHTNSCDLMMVQLSSWLYQPYIEERARFLIESMLLETGHRAL; encoded by the exons ATGCCGTACTCTGAGACCGCATCCTCTTGTTTTAAATTCTTCCACGAGCGGAGACCTTCCTTCATCCAGCCGGTTGAAATCTTAGAATTTT GTTTAATGACTCCAAGAAAACCAGACTTGAGTAACAGTTCCAGAAAGATAAAGGACAATGCTGCGGATTGGCATAACCTCATACTGAAATGGGAAACTTACAACAATGAAGGATTCTCACTCGCAAATAAAATTGTTAACATTAAACTGAACCACAA GAGTGGTGAAACCAGACAGGAAATATCTGATGATGATTTTACTGCTCATCATGAAAAGGCTACTTTGGAATACAATAAAGAACTTGAGGAACATTGCACTGAATTACTTTATTTCCTTGACAAAATG AATAAATTGGTATTGAAGATGGAAAAGCTTTGTGCTACTATGAAAGGAATAAATGATCTTGACACTTATCACTATGGTGAAACAGGAAGATCAATACCTCTATTTCACACATGGCCCACAAAATATTTCT ATATAATCTCTGCTGAGTTACTGGAGATGTACAAAAAAGAACTGCAGCTAAAGAGTATAATTGTTCAAGAGATCGCCCACACTAATAGCTGTGATCTTATGATGGTTCAGCTATCTTCTTGGCTGTACCAGCCTTACATAGAAGAAAGGGCCAGATTCCTTATTGAAAGTATGCTGCTggaaacaggacacagagctcTATAA
- the cinp gene encoding cyclin-dependent kinase 2-interacting protein isoform X3, protein MTPRKPDLSNSSRKIKDNAADWHNLILKWETYNNEGFSLANKIVNIKLNHKSGETRQEISDDDFTAHHEKATLEYNKELEEHCTELLYFLDKMNKLVLKMEKLCATMKGINDLDTYHYGETGRSIPLFHTWPTKYFYIISAELLEMYKKELQLKSIIVQEIAHTNSCDLMMVQLSSWLYQPYIEERARFLIESMLLETGHRAL, encoded by the exons ATGACTCCAAGAAAACCAGACTTGAGTAACAGTTCCAGAAAGATAAAGGACAATGCTGCGGATTGGCATAACCTCATACTGAAATGGGAAACTTACAACAATGAAGGATTCTCACTCGCAAATAAAATTGTTAACATTAAACTGAACCACAA GAGTGGTGAAACCAGACAGGAAATATCTGATGATGATTTTACTGCTCATCATGAAAAGGCTACTTTGGAATACAATAAAGAACTTGAGGAACATTGCACTGAATTACTTTATTTCCTTGACAAAATG AATAAATTGGTATTGAAGATGGAAAAGCTTTGTGCTACTATGAAAGGAATAAATGATCTTGACACTTATCACTATGGTGAAACAGGAAGATCAATACCTCTATTTCACACATGGCCCACAAAATATTTCT ATATAATCTCTGCTGAGTTACTGGAGATGTACAAAAAAGAACTGCAGCTAAAGAGTATAATTGTTCAAGAGATCGCCCACACTAATAGCTGTGATCTTATGATGGTTCAGCTATCTTCTTGGCTGTACCAGCCTTACATAGAAGAAAGGGCCAGATTCCTTATTGAAAGTATGCTGCTggaaacaggacacagagctcTATAA